A genomic window from Nocardioides rotundus includes:
- a CDS encoding zinc-binding dehydrogenase produces MIRRNMVVAAPGDLQIVKEELPEVPEGGLLLETVASGLSAGTELTFLKGDNPALHAPMDPELGLFVPATEGEREQVYPVTRLGYMEVGRVVESRTPAFAEGTLVATPYGHATHHVSDPVREHVVPLPEDLDPLLGVYVAHLGPICANGLLHAAGEATGGGVASLADGVAGRLVAVTGAGAIGLLVALLAQEHGAQEVVVIDADERRRAIAERLGFATLDLEEDPGRVLKTRWRHGPADHGADVVFQCRGRSAALHAALRCLRPQGSLVDLAFYTGGADDLRLGEEFHHNGLRLVSAQIGRVPRGLSGSWDRRRFSAETVSLLRSRGDDVRRHIISDVVPFDDGPGLMDDLAARRRHVLSAVFTF; encoded by the coding sequence GTGATCCGCCGCAACATGGTGGTCGCCGCCCCCGGCGACCTGCAGATCGTGAAGGAGGAGCTGCCGGAGGTCCCCGAGGGCGGCCTGCTGCTGGAGACGGTCGCCTCGGGGCTCTCGGCGGGCACCGAGCTGACCTTCCTCAAGGGCGACAACCCGGCGCTGCACGCGCCGATGGACCCTGAGCTCGGCCTCTTCGTGCCCGCCACCGAGGGGGAGCGCGAGCAGGTCTACCCCGTGACCCGGCTGGGCTACATGGAGGTCGGACGCGTCGTGGAGTCGCGGACCCCGGCCTTCGCCGAGGGCACCCTCGTGGCGACGCCGTACGGCCATGCCACCCACCACGTCTCCGACCCGGTCCGCGAGCACGTCGTCCCGCTGCCCGAGGACCTGGACCCGCTGCTCGGCGTCTACGTCGCCCACCTCGGCCCGATCTGCGCCAACGGACTGCTGCACGCGGCCGGCGAGGCGACCGGCGGCGGCGTGGCGAGCCTGGCCGACGGGGTCGCGGGCCGGCTGGTCGCCGTGACCGGGGCGGGTGCCATCGGCCTGCTCGTGGCGCTGCTGGCGCAGGAGCACGGCGCGCAGGAGGTCGTGGTGATCGACGCCGACGAGCGCCGCCGCGCGATCGCCGAGCGGCTCGGCTTCGCCACCCTGGACCTGGAGGAGGATCCCGGCCGGGTGCTGAAGACCCGCTGGCGCCACGGCCCGGCCGACCACGGCGCCGACGTGGTCTTCCAGTGCCGCGGCCGCTCGGCCGCCCTGCACGCGGCGCTGCGCTGCCTGCGCCCGCAGGGCAGCCTGGTCGACCTCGCCTTCTACACCGGCGGCGCCGACGACCTGCGGCTCGGCGAGGAGTTCCACCACAACGGCCTGCGGCTCGTGTCCGCCCAGATCGGCCGGGTGCCGCGCGGCCTGTCGGGCTCGTGGGACCGGCGCCGGTTCTCCGCGGAGACGGTGAGCCTGCTGCGCTCGCGCGGCGACGACGTACGCCGGCACATCATCTCCGACGTCGTCCCCTTCGACGACGGCCCCGGCCTGATGGACGACCTGGCCGCGCGGCGGCGGCACGTGCTCTCGGCGGTCTTCACCTTCTGA